CCCGAACGACGCGGTGGCCTGGTCCTCGACGATGCAGGACACCACGCGCGAGACCACGTCGTCGGCGCGGTTGCGGGCGTACAACTCCCCGCCGAGCAGACCGGCCGCGATCAGCGCCACCACGATGACGACGGCCAGCACGATCGACAGCGGATCGCTGAACACGTCCTTGAGCTTCGCCAGGACGGAGCCGCGTTCCTTCGGCGGTTCCCCGCCCGGGCCGGGCGCCGACGGCGGTCCACCCTGCGAAAACGGCGGGGGAGGCGGGACTGGCGGCTGGCTGGCCGGACGGGCCCAGGGATCGGTCACGCCCGCGATTCTGCCCTACCCGGTGAGTCGACCTCCGCGCGGTTGTCCAGCACGGCGATGGTCTCGCGCACCGTGCGCGCGGCGTCCAGATCGAGGTCGGCGACCAGCAGTTGAGGGTCGGGACCCGCCGCGGCCACCACATCTCCGGTCGCCGAGGCGACCAGGCTGCCGCCGATCCCGGTCGGTCCGGACGCCGCCACCTCGTCACCCGGATAGGCCTGGTCGACGGCCGCGAGGTAGCCGGTGGTGTCGAGCGCGCGGGCCCGCGCCAGCAGCGTCCACTGGTCGAGCTTGCCCGGACCCGCACCCCACGAGGCGTGCACGGTGATCAGCTCCGCACCACGACGGGCCAACTCGACGTAGAGCTCGGGAAAGCGGATGTCGTAACAGGTCGTCAAGCCGACCTCGACGCCCGCGACGGTGATCGTGACGGGCTCCGAACCTGGTGCGACAGTGCGGGATTCGCGGAATCCGAACGCGTCGTAGAGGTGGATCTTGTGGTAGTGGGCGTCCACTCCGCGGCCCGCGGCGATCAAGGTGTTGAGGACCCGGCCGTCGCCACTCGGGGTGAACATCCCGGCGACGACAGTGACGCCGGCGCGGTCGGCGATGGACCGCACCGCACCGGCCCACGGTCCGTCGAGCGGTTCGGCGACCGGAGCCAGCGGGACACCGAACCGGCACATCGTCGCCTCGGGGAACAGCACCAGTTGCGCGCCGGCGTCGACGGCGCGACGGGTGAAGTCCTCGACCACCTCGAGGTTGGCCGCGGGGTCGGTGCCGGCGGCGATCTGCGCACACGCGATCCGCATGGCTCTGGACATGGCGTCAGCCTACGGGCGCGATCCGGTTGCAACACGTCGTTAACGCCGGTCGCGAACCGCTGTAACGACGCGGGGTTTGTCTGTCGGGCGAATCGCAGGGCAAGGAGGCTTTCCGATGGTGCTTCTCGGAGTGGGGATCAGCATCGCCGTCGTGGTTTTCGTCGGTTTCCTCGTCTCCCGGCGGATCGCGGGCGACAGCGCCAACTTCCTCGTCGGCGGCCGGACACTGCCGCTCGTGCTGGTCGGCGGCGCGCTGATGGGTTCGGCTGTCGACACCAACGCCACCCTGGGCAACACCGACCTGGCTTCGCAGTTCGGCTTCTGGGCCGGTGCCTGCCTGCCGCTGGGCCTGGCCCTGTGCCTGTTCTTCACCGGCCTGTTCTTCGCCAAGCCGATGAACCGGATGGGGCTGACGTCGTTCCCCGACTACTACCGGCTGCGGTTCGGCCGTGGCGTGGAAGTGGCCGCCTCGGTCATGCTGATCCTCGGCTTCTGCATCCTCGTGGCGGGCAATCTCGTGGCGGGTGGATTTCTGTTCAACTACTTCCTCGGCATCCCGTACTGGCTCGGCACGGTCATCATCGCGGTGCTGGCCGTGGCCTACGCCGGGACCGGCGGGCTGCTGGCCGACGCGTACACCGCGATCATCCAGATGACGATGATCCTGGTCGGCGCGGTCGGCCTGCTGATCTGGATGGCCACCACCCACGGTCTGTCGATCGAGGAGGGGATGGGTCCGCTGGACCTCGGCCAGATGACCGATCCCGCGCAGGGCGCCACGGTCAACTGGGCGACGCTGATCGCGCTGGGCATCGGCGACATCGTGGCGATCGATTTCATGCAGCGGGTCTTCGCCGCGAAGTCGCCGGAGACGGCGCGGCGGGCCTGCTTCGGGGCGGCGGCCGGCGTGGTCGCGATCTGCGTGCCGTTCGGACTCGTCGTGCTCTCGGCGAAGGCGTTCCTGCCCGAAGAACTCGACGGGCCGATCCTGCTGGTACTGCTCGACGGGTACGCACCGCTGGCGCTGACGGTCCTGGTGCTGTGCGGGCTCGTCGGCGCGTCCATGAGCACCGCCAACGGCGCGATCCTGGCCATCTCCAACGTCTCCGTGCGCAACCTCGGCGGCGTCCGACGCATGCGGGTGCCGGATCAGGTCGACCCGCTGCTGCGGGCCACCCGCATCGCGATGGTCCCGGTGACCCTGCTGGCCATCGCGATCGCGATCTACGTCAAACAGACGGGAATCCTGCTGACCCTCGCCTTCGACCTGCTGCTGGCCTGTCTGGTGGTCCCGTTCGTCCTCGGCCTCATCTGGCGCAGGGGGACGACCGCCGCTGCCCTGGTGTCCATCGTCGTCGGCCTGACGGTGCGCCTGGTGCTGTTCGTGATGACGCCGACGATGTACGGCCTGGACAACACGATCCTCTACGTCCCCAACGGCGTCTTCGACGCGTCGTTCGACGGCTGGCCGACGTTCATCGCGTTCGCCGCGTCGCTGGCCACCTACGTCGTGATCGCGCTCGTCAGCCCGCCCGCGCCGATCCGTGGACTCGACATCCAGGTCGCCGAGGATCTCGACGATGCGCTGGCCGGTGCGCCCGGCCGGGAGCCGGTCGCCTCACGGTGACGGAGACACGGTTTCCCACGGCACCGTGAGCACCCCGTCCCGCATCCTGCGCCGCGGCTGTTCGACCGGGATGCCCTCGTCGGCCAGCAGCTCCAGCATCGCGCGCCAGCGGATCCGCGGTCCGAAGACGCCGTGACCCGCCGCGCTGGCCCACGCCCGGTCCGCCGCGGTGAACAGCCGGTGGATCGGCTGACCGGGCACGTTGTGGTGGATCAGCACTTTCGGGAGGCGTTCGGCGAGATCGGACGGACGCTCGATGGCGAACGGATCGCACGCCAGCGTGAGGCTGACCGGGCCCGCGGCGTCCAGCAGCACCCACGCGCACCGACGGCCCAACTCGTCGCAGGTGCCGTCGACGATGAGACCGCCGGGCGCCAACCGGCTCCGCATCACGTCCCACGCCCCGCGGACCGCCTCCACCGGGTACTGCCGCAGCACGTTGAACGCCCGC
Above is a window of Mycolicibacterium baixiangningiae DNA encoding:
- a CDS encoding carbon-nitrogen hydrolase family protein, encoding MRIACAQIAAGTDPAANLEVVEDFTRRAVDAGAQLVLFPEATMCRFGVPLAPVAEPLDGPWAGAVRSIADRAGVTVVAGMFTPSGDGRVLNTLIAAGRGVDAHYHKIHLYDAFGFRESRTVAPGSEPVTITVAGVEVGLTTCYDIRFPELYVELARRGAELITVHASWGAGPGKLDQWTLLARARALDTTGYLAAVDQAYPGDEVAASGPTGIGGSLVASATGDVVAAAGPDPQLLVADLDLDAARTVRETIAVLDNRAEVDSPGRAESRA
- a CDS encoding sodium:solute symporter family protein, producing MVLLGVGISIAVVVFVGFLVSRRIAGDSANFLVGGRTLPLVLVGGALMGSAVDTNATLGNTDLASQFGFWAGACLPLGLALCLFFTGLFFAKPMNRMGLTSFPDYYRLRFGRGVEVAASVMLILGFCILVAGNLVAGGFLFNYFLGIPYWLGTVIIAVLAVAYAGTGGLLADAYTAIIQMTMILVGAVGLLIWMATTHGLSIEEGMGPLDLGQMTDPAQGATVNWATLIALGIGDIVAIDFMQRVFAAKSPETARRACFGAAAGVVAICVPFGLVVLSAKAFLPEELDGPILLVLLDGYAPLALTVLVLCGLVGASMSTANGAILAISNVSVRNLGGVRRMRVPDQVDPLLRATRIAMVPVTLLAIAIAIYVKQTGILLTLAFDLLLACLVVPFVLGLIWRRGTTAAALVSIVVGLTVRLVLFVMTPTMYGLDNTILYVPNGVFDASFDGWPTFIAFAASLATYVVIALVSPPAPIRGLDIQVAEDLDDALAGAPGREPVASR
- a CDS encoding class I SAM-dependent methyltransferase, giving the protein MMQRPNTPIGVLTRGTTGHNRLRRSDRWLVHSPRVRTALLSAADPLVVDLGYGALPVTTLELAARLRSVRPDARVVGLEIHPERVAAARAVAATEVEFALGGFELAGLQPVLVRAFNVLRQYPVEAVRGAWDVMRSRLAPGGLIVDGTCDELGRRCAWVLLDAAGPVSLTLACDPFAIERPSDLAERLPKVLIHHNVPGQPIHRLFTAADRAWASAAGHGVFGPRIRWRAMLELLADEGIPVEQPRRRMRDGVLTVPWETVSPSP